In Rhizobium gallicum bv. gallicum R602sp, the following proteins share a genomic window:
- a CDS encoding ABC transporter permease, which translates to MNHEKRSVEFYVLAAFFAVFVVFLYGPLSAVLILSFQGPDGGLTFPLNGVSVHWFFNLFEKQAVGDFGASFKRSFTLGLMVMIVTVAVSLLAGLAFRRKFRGSTALFYATVASLVVPSIIISLGIGVVFQQGGLKPAWYSSAFGAHLTWTLPFGVLIMFAVFNRFSPAYEEAARDLGASSWQTFRHVVLPMILPSLIGVGLFGFTLSYDEFARTLMTSGTYNTLPLEIYGMTTNVTTPVLYALGTVTTLFSFTIILVALGIMMMLSRRQAKIK; encoded by the coding sequence ATGAACCATGAAAAGCGAAGCGTCGAATTCTATGTGCTCGCGGCCTTTTTCGCCGTCTTTGTGGTTTTTCTCTACGGCCCGCTCTCGGCGGTGCTGATCCTGTCGTTCCAGGGGCCGGACGGTGGTCTGACCTTCCCGCTGAACGGGGTTTCGGTTCACTGGTTCTTCAACCTTTTCGAAAAGCAGGCCGTTGGCGACTTCGGCGCATCCTTCAAACGGTCCTTTACGCTCGGCCTGATGGTGATGATCGTCACCGTCGCCGTCTCGCTGCTCGCAGGTCTTGCCTTCCGCCGGAAATTCCGGGGCTCGACGGCACTGTTTTATGCGACCGTTGCGAGCCTCGTTGTTCCCTCGATCATCATTTCGCTCGGCATCGGCGTCGTCTTCCAGCAGGGCGGTCTGAAGCCTGCCTGGTATTCCTCGGCTTTCGGGGCGCACCTCACCTGGACGCTGCCGTTCGGCGTGCTGATCATGTTTGCCGTCTTCAACCGCTTCTCTCCGGCCTATGAGGAAGCGGCGCGCGATCTCGGCGCAAGCTCATGGCAGACCTTCCGGCACGTCGTTTTGCCGATGATCCTGCCGAGCCTGATCGGCGTCGGCCTGTTCGGCTTCACGCTCTCCTATGACGAATTCGCCCGCACGCTGATGACGTCGGGCACCTACAACACCCTGCCGCTCGAAATCTACGGCATGACGACGAATGTCACGACGCCCGTGCTTTATGCACTCGGAACGGTGACGACGCTCTTCTCCTTCACCATTATCCTCGTCGCGCTCGGCATCATGATGATGCTCAGCCGGCGGCAGGCAAAGATCAAATGA
- a CDS encoding ABC transporter ATP-binding protein → MTADAPRRQDPLLQLQNLKMHFPIHRGAFRRVVGHIKAVDGVSLSVDSGETLGIVGESGCGKSTLARTILRVYRPTAGEIVYTGRSGAPIDLATLSGPGLKEIHRDIRVVFQDPQSSLNPRMRVIDIIGEVLKVNGIATGSELVDRVAELLRSVGLRPEFMRRYPHAFSGGERQRISIARALAPEPRLVIADEAVSALDVSVQAQTINLLQDLQERFGLTYLFVAHDLSVVRHICDNVAVMYMGRVVEKASTNAIFASPRHPYTEALLSAVPIPDPRLRRRGRRIRLAGEVADPANPPSGCPFHPRCRYVTDLCKSHVPPLRPVKMDGHSVACHHAETLKLTPFDEHALAELH, encoded by the coding sequence ATGACGGCTGACGCACCCCGGCGACAGGACCCGCTGCTCCAATTGCAGAATCTCAAAATGCATTTCCCGATCCATCGAGGTGCATTCCGGCGTGTCGTCGGCCATATCAAGGCCGTCGACGGCGTGTCACTCAGCGTCGATAGCGGCGAGACGCTGGGCATCGTCGGCGAATCCGGTTGCGGAAAGTCGACGCTCGCACGCACCATCCTGCGTGTTTACCGCCCGACGGCAGGCGAGATCGTCTATACCGGGCGCAGCGGTGCGCCCATCGATCTTGCGACATTGTCCGGACCGGGGCTGAAAGAGATCCACCGCGATATCCGCGTCGTCTTCCAGGATCCGCAATCCTCCCTTAACCCGCGCATGCGTGTCATCGACATCATCGGCGAGGTGCTGAAGGTGAATGGGATCGCAACCGGCTCGGAACTGGTGGATCGGGTCGCCGAGCTGCTGCGCAGCGTCGGACTTCGACCCGAATTCATGCGCCGCTATCCGCACGCCTTTTCGGGCGGAGAAAGGCAGCGCATCAGCATCGCCCGCGCGCTGGCGCCCGAACCGCGTCTGGTGATCGCCGACGAGGCTGTCTCGGCTCTGGACGTGAGCGTCCAGGCGCAGACAATCAACCTGCTGCAGGATCTGCAGGAGCGTTTCGGGCTGACCTACCTCTTCGTGGCGCACGACCTTTCGGTCGTTCGTCACATCTGCGACAACGTCGCGGTCATGTATATGGGGAGGGTCGTGGAAAAGGCATCGACCAACGCCATTTTCGCCAGCCCTCGCCACCCTTATACCGAGGCCCTTCTTTCGGCCGTTCCGATCCCGGATCCACGGCTGCGCCGCCGAGGCCGCCGCATCCGGCTCGCCGGCGAAGTGGCGGATCCGGCGAACCCTCCTTCAGGCTGTCCGTTCCACCCCCGCTGCCGCTACGTTACAGACCTCTGCAAGAGCCACGTACCGCCACTGCGGCCAGTCAAGATGGATGGCCATTCCGTCGCTTGCCACCACGCCGAAACCTTGAAGCTCACCCCCTTCGACGAGCACGCACTTGCGGAGTTGCATTGA
- a CDS encoding GntR family transcriptional regulator encodes MKSTSDAVLSADDSAETSTQQIRDAIRDAIVERRLSPGTKLSEADVGNLFNVSRTLARAALQALSYEGLVSVEKNRGAFVAYPSPDEARQIFAARRLVEPGILREAAARITPSQIQHLRQLLLEEGRLMSERGQSARRAEIKASGDFHLMLAQISGNAIMQRFMEELVARSSLVIALYGQSTVSSCGHTEHGDIVAAIEHDDLDTACRLMVHHISHIEADLDLRERKSFGLKEAFAI; translated from the coding sequence ATGAAGTCCACCTCTGACGCCGTTCTTTCGGCAGATGATTCAGCCGAGACAAGCACGCAGCAAATTCGTGATGCCATCCGCGATGCGATCGTCGAGCGGCGCCTTTCTCCCGGTACGAAACTTTCCGAAGCCGATGTCGGAAATCTCTTCAACGTCAGCCGCACGCTTGCCCGCGCCGCGCTCCAGGCTCTGTCCTATGAGGGCCTCGTCAGCGTCGAGAAGAACCGTGGCGCCTTCGTCGCCTATCCGTCCCCGGACGAAGCCCGTCAGATTTTCGCTGCCCGCCGGCTCGTGGAGCCCGGAATCCTGCGCGAAGCGGCCGCGCGCATTACACCTTCGCAAATCCAGCATCTGAGGCAGCTTCTATTGGAAGAGGGCCGTCTGATGAGCGAGCGCGGCCAATCAGCGCGACGCGCGGAAATCAAGGCCTCCGGCGATTTTCACTTAATGCTCGCACAGATTTCCGGCAATGCCATCATGCAGCGCTTCATGGAAGAGCTCGTCGCCCGCTCCTCGCTTGTCATCGCGCTCTACGGTCAGTCGACCGTATCGAGCTGCGGCCACACAGAGCACGGCGATATCGTTGCGGCTATTGAACACGACGATCTCGATACCGCCTGCCGCCTGATGGTGCACCATATTTCCCATATCGAAGCCGATCTGGATCTGCGCGAACGCAAAAGCTTCGGATTGAAGGAGGCGTTTGCGATCTAG
- a CDS encoding ABC transporter ATP-binding protein: MSKAAEIDIASVSKVYGATTAVHAISLKIPAGSYCCFLGPSGCGKTSTLRMIAGHESISTGDIRLGNTVVTDFPPAKRGTAMMFQSYALFPHLDLIDNVAFSLKMKGVGKDERRAKALEMLKLMQMEAYASRRPAQLSGGQQQRVALARALITDPEALLLDEPLSALDPFLKIRMRAELKKLQKTLGITFVHVTHSQEEAMALADMIVVMNEGKIEQAAAPRQLFERPATAFVARFMGDHNVLSGRVVSAEGGVITLKVPEGQTFSVRGEGRKVGDPVDIGIRTDRVRLERPAEKTLGFHGVVSNIEYRGASVKITAVGAGSDDFTVIASDGDYFAKPVSIGDAVSLSWTLEDAVLLGRP; encoded by the coding sequence ATGTCGAAAGCGGCGGAAATCGATATAGCATCCGTTTCGAAGGTTTATGGCGCGACGACTGCTGTGCATGCCATCAGCTTGAAGATTCCGGCTGGATCATATTGCTGCTTCCTCGGCCCATCCGGCTGCGGCAAGACCTCGACGCTTCGCATGATCGCTGGCCATGAAAGCATCTCGACGGGCGATATCCGCCTCGGCAATACGGTTGTGACCGACTTTCCTCCCGCCAAGCGCGGCACGGCGATGATGTTTCAGTCTTATGCACTCTTTCCGCATCTGGACCTTATCGACAATGTCGCCTTCAGCCTGAAGATGAAGGGGGTCGGCAAGGACGAGCGCCGGGCCAAGGCGCTGGAGATGCTGAAGCTGATGCAGATGGAAGCCTACGCGAGCAGGCGTCCGGCGCAGCTTTCGGGTGGCCAGCAGCAGCGTGTGGCGCTGGCGCGCGCGCTGATCACCGATCCGGAAGCGCTCTTGCTTGACGAGCCTTTGTCGGCCCTCGACCCGTTCTTGAAGATCCGGATGCGCGCGGAGCTCAAGAAGCTCCAAAAGACGCTTGGCATCACCTTCGTCCATGTGACGCATAGCCAGGAAGAGGCGATGGCGCTTGCTGACATGATTGTCGTCATGAATGAGGGCAAGATCGAACAGGCGGCAGCACCGCGCCAGCTCTTCGAACGGCCGGCCACGGCTTTCGTCGCCCGTTTCATGGGCGACCACAACGTTCTATCTGGTCGTGTCGTGTCTGCCGAAGGCGGCGTGATCACCCTCAAGGTGCCGGAAGGCCAGACATTTTCCGTGCGTGGTGAGGGCAGGAAGGTGGGCGATCCTGTCGATATCGGCATCCGCACCGATCGCGTCCGCCTCGAACGGCCGGCGGAAAAGACGCTCGGCTTCCACGGCGTGGTTTCCAACATCGAATATCGCGGCGCTTCGGTGAAGATCACCGCAGTCGGCGCGGGCAGTGACGACTTCACGGTCATCGCGAGCGACGGCGATTACTTCGCCAAACCCGTATCGATCGGCGATGCGGTGTCTTTGAGTTGGACCCTGGAGGATGCCGTCCTCCTCGGCCGTCCATGA
- a CDS encoding alpha/beta hydrolase — translation MACLLLVSSPIDIARADDASATKSDPRSRAKEIIARLLDRRSDFRDRRLRFEEAMRATPEPTRVQIRQVDADGVDGELIWPARLHHPLGKRAILYLHGGGFYAGSLRSHRNIAASFAKASSADVLLIEYRLLPQYRFPRQVDDSVTAFRWLLESGYEAANIVVIGDSVGGTLALQMSLRQIATNGEKPAAVIAISPVADFGGAGVPAHGEDEVSVSREWLQQVGKEYAGKGSPSLQTVSPINSDYSGFPPTLLQVGEKEALRGDVQRLFEKLKAANVDVRLDVVPGLFHEASLFPFWLDEARRSNQKAAEFGMSHFADRPRQ, via the coding sequence ATGGCATGCTTGCTCCTGGTATCATCACCGATCGACATTGCCCGTGCCGACGACGCCAGCGCAACAAAGTCGGACCCGCGATCGCGCGCCAAGGAAATCATCGCGCGGCTTCTGGACCGCAGGAGTGATTTTCGCGATCGGAGGCTGCGCTTCGAGGAGGCGATGAGGGCCACGCCTGAGCCAACCCGGGTGCAGATACGCCAGGTCGATGCCGATGGCGTTGACGGCGAGTTGATCTGGCCCGCTCGCCTCCACCACCCGCTTGGCAAGCGGGCGATCCTCTATCTCCACGGTGGAGGCTTTTATGCCGGCTCCTTGCGTAGTCATCGCAACATCGCCGCGTCGTTCGCGAAGGCCTCGTCTGCCGATGTGCTGCTGATCGAATATCGGCTTTTGCCTCAGTACCGCTTTCCGAGGCAGGTCGACGATTCCGTCACCGCATTTCGCTGGCTCCTTGAATCCGGCTACGAGGCGGCAAACATTGTGGTAATCGGAGACTCCGTCGGCGGAACCTTGGCGCTTCAAATGTCCCTTCGCCAGATCGCCACGAACGGCGAGAAGCCCGCTGCCGTGATCGCTATCAGCCCGGTTGCCGATTTTGGGGGTGCGGGGGTTCCGGCGCATGGCGAAGACGAGGTTTCCGTCAGCCGCGAATGGCTGCAACAGGTGGGGAAGGAGTATGCGGGGAAGGGTAGTCCCTCGCTTCAAACGGTCTCGCCGATAAACAGCGATTATTCAGGTTTTCCTCCGACCCTGCTGCAGGTCGGCGAAAAGGAGGCTTTGCGGGGGGATGTCCAGCGTCTTTTCGAAAAGCTGAAGGCTGCAAATGTCGATGTGCGGCTCGACGTCGTGCCGGGCCTGTTCCACGAGGCGTCGTTGTTTCCGTTCTGGCTCGACGAAGCCAGGAGATCCAACCAGAAAGCGGCGGAATTTGGCATGTCTCATTTCGCCGATAGACCACGGCAATGA
- a CDS encoding ABC transporter substrate-binding protein, with protein sequence MTTETKTTKTEKGISRRSLLKTGAAAIGAAAGSGLITGFPTIWAQSSITLRQFGTGVSNINAIAEQCKKDLGITLEMTATDSDAAAQRAVTQPDSYDIADIEYWIAKKVFPTGVLQPMDTSKLKYFDKIVPLFINGKMKPDSVIAQGTAPHTVGFVEGAESKSFAKEPTKWMTMVPTIYNADTLGIRPDLVGREITTWADIMDPKFKGKTSILNIPSIGIMDAAMIMEAMGNIKYADKGNMTKEEIDKTIEFLIKAKSEGQFRAFWKSFDESVNLMASGEVVIQSMWSPAVAAVRSKGISCKYQPLKEGYRAWGGGLGLASHLKGAQLDAAYEYINWYTSGWVGGYLNRQGYYSACMETAKGFMSADEWGYWIEGKPAQGDILSPEGKVMEKAGAVRDGGSFEARMGAVACWNSVMDEDRYMVRRWNEFIAA encoded by the coding sequence ATGACGACTGAAACGAAGACAACCAAGACTGAGAAGGGCATTTCCCGCCGTTCGCTTTTGAAGACGGGCGCTGCGGCCATCGGCGCAGCCGCCGGCTCAGGCCTGATCACCGGCTTTCCGACGATTTGGGCGCAGTCCAGCATCACGCTTCGCCAGTTCGGCACGGGCGTTTCCAACATCAATGCGATCGCCGAACAGTGCAAGAAGGACCTCGGCATCACGCTTGAGATGACGGCAACGGACTCGGACGCTGCTGCGCAGCGTGCCGTCACCCAGCCGGACAGCTATGACATCGCCGACATCGAATACTGGATTGCCAAGAAAGTCTTTCCGACCGGCGTCCTCCAGCCGATGGATACGTCGAAGCTGAAATATTTCGACAAGATCGTGCCGCTCTTCATCAACGGCAAGATGAAGCCAGACAGCGTCATTGCGCAGGGTACCGCACCGCATACGGTCGGCTTCGTCGAAGGCGCCGAATCCAAGTCCTTCGCCAAGGAGCCGACGAAGTGGATGACGATGGTTCCGACCATTTACAACGCCGACACCCTGGGCATCCGTCCGGATCTCGTCGGCCGCGAGATCACCACTTGGGCCGACATCATGGATCCGAAATTCAAGGGCAAGACCTCGATCCTGAACATCCCCTCGATCGGCATCATGGATGCGGCGATGATCATGGAAGCCATGGGCAACATCAAATATGCCGACAAGGGCAACATGACCAAGGAAGAGATCGACAAGACGATCGAATTCCTGATCAAGGCAAAGAGCGAAGGCCAGTTCCGCGCCTTCTGGAAGAGCTTCGACGAGTCGGTCAACCTGATGGCGTCGGGCGAGGTCGTCATCCAGTCCATGTGGTCGCCGGCCGTTGCCGCTGTCCGTTCCAAGGGCATTTCCTGCAAGTACCAGCCGCTCAAGGAAGGCTACCGCGCATGGGGCGGCGGTCTCGGCCTTGCCTCGCACCTCAAGGGCGCTCAGCTCGACGCCGCCTACGAGTACATCAACTGGTACACGTCCGGCTGGGTCGGCGGCTATCTCAACCGCCAGGGCTACTACTCGGCCTGCATGGAAACCGCCAAGGGCTTCATGTCAGCCGACGAATGGGGCTACTGGATCGAGGGCAAGCCGGCGCAGGGCGATATTCTCTCGCCGGAAGGCAAGGTCATGGAGAAGGCCGGCGCCGTCCGCGATGGCGGCTCCTTCGAGGCCCGCATGGGCGCTGTTGCCTGCTGGAACTCCGTCATGGACGAAGACCGCTACATGGTCCGCCGCTGGAACGAGTTCATCGCTGCATAA
- a CDS encoding GH39 family glycosyl hydrolase: MRQRTQINVDVSKPVRPFKRFWRGTGFSPAELLLEPEMRQMVAYLGGVPHEGVRYLRIHYLLNLLTVIGGIANPRYDWSLLDRALDVMVEHRLKPFFELMGNPSGIFTDYENIDQVKAWRDLVTAVADRYAGRYGMEELRSWFFETTNEADSGWWTYGERGYTNYYDACVAGLDAVDRALPMGGPGTARTLSPIFRAIVAHCDKGVSCLTNDGPPRIDFISIHEKGVNGSIEDLTPNSNGIIDRTLLVVDYLRQHHPRLAELPIVNDECDPQLGWSDQHSWHGRAYYAAIIGKIIEQHERRIIAPKAADFTFLSNDHAFIGGWGQRTIFAYFGPRNFRRAQWEHKTDLSTLATDVDAAPPFEQIKKPGLTSLELLATLGDTLCEATAYPKLDPDIDGLAILPTKLADGGASIALIHSVDAITQSGRTSVRLQIDGLEPGRHGVCLLRIDDEFTNPMEVWEAQRDESNPRGPWEPVGAPREPTADQFAELRRAQEPALLHPISIVDAQDGRISLDLDVPLPSLTQILVVPDTGAAPSAPTGLTARRYRGLGERPQRMLFWAAGDARPGIFYDVLTSTDGKIFEKVNPVPLISTAYLHVSPQSGVRYAVRARDAFGRESPLCTIGD, from the coding sequence ATGCGCCAGCGCACACAGATAAATGTTGACGTGAGTAAGCCGGTGCGTCCTTTCAAACGCTTCTGGCGCGGCACGGGCTTTTCTCCCGCAGAACTGCTGCTGGAGCCGGAAATGCGCCAGATGGTCGCCTATCTCGGCGGCGTACCGCATGAAGGCGTCCGCTATCTACGCATTCACTATCTGCTCAACCTGCTGACGGTGATCGGAGGCATTGCAAACCCCAGATATGACTGGTCGCTGCTCGACCGCGCTCTCGACGTGATGGTCGAGCATCGGCTCAAACCGTTCTTCGAGTTGATGGGCAATCCATCCGGCATCTTTACCGACTATGAGAACATCGACCAGGTCAAGGCGTGGCGCGACCTGGTCACGGCGGTGGCGGACCGTTATGCCGGGCGCTATGGCATGGAGGAGCTTCGCAGCTGGTTTTTCGAGACGACCAATGAGGCGGACTCCGGCTGGTGGACCTACGGTGAGAGGGGCTACACAAACTACTACGATGCCTGCGTCGCCGGGCTCGACGCCGTCGATCGCGCCTTGCCGATGGGCGGTCCCGGGACCGCGCGCACGCTCTCGCCGATCTTTCGCGCCATCGTTGCGCACTGCGATAAAGGCGTGAGCTGCCTGACCAACGACGGCCCGCCGCGGATCGACTTCATTTCCATCCATGAAAAGGGCGTCAACGGCAGCATCGAGGATCTGACGCCCAACAGCAACGGCATCATCGACCGCACGCTGCTCGTCGTCGACTATTTGAGGCAGCATCATCCACGGCTCGCTGAATTGCCGATCGTCAATGATGAATGCGATCCGCAGCTTGGTTGGTCCGACCAACACTCGTGGCACGGAAGGGCCTATTATGCCGCCATCATCGGCAAGATCATCGAGCAGCACGAGCGCCGCATCATCGCGCCCAAGGCGGCCGACTTCACGTTTCTGAGCAACGATCACGCCTTCATCGGCGGCTGGGGGCAGAGAACGATCTTTGCTTACTTCGGACCCCGCAATTTTCGGCGGGCGCAATGGGAGCACAAGACCGATCTTAGCACGCTGGCAACTGACGTCGACGCCGCCCCGCCTTTCGAGCAGATCAAAAAGCCCGGCCTGACGTCGCTCGAACTGCTGGCAACGCTGGGCGATACACTCTGCGAGGCGACAGCATATCCGAAACTCGATCCGGATATAGACGGACTGGCCATCCTGCCTACAAAACTTGCCGATGGCGGCGCCTCGATCGCGCTGATCCACTCCGTCGATGCAATCACACAGTCCGGCCGCACGTCGGTGCGGCTTCAAATCGACGGACTGGAGCCGGGCCGTCATGGCGTTTGCCTGCTGCGCATCGACGATGAGTTTACCAATCCCATGGAAGTGTGGGAGGCGCAGCGCGACGAAAGCAATCCGCGCGGTCCGTGGGAGCCGGTCGGCGCGCCGCGCGAGCCCACCGCCGATCAGTTTGCCGAATTGCGGCGAGCCCAGGAACCTGCGCTTTTGCACCCGATCAGTATCGTCGACGCGCAGGACGGCCGGATCAGTCTCGACCTTGACGTGCCATTGCCCTCCCTCACGCAGATACTGGTGGTGCCCGACACGGGTGCGGCGCCGTCCGCTCCGACCGGGCTGACGGCGAGGCGCTATCGCGGTCTTGGAGAGCGGCCGCAACGGATGCTGTTTTGGGCCGCAGGCGATGCCCGTCCGGGCATTTTCTACGACGTTTTGACCAGCACCGATGGAAAGATCTTCGAGAAGGTCAATCCCGTTCCTCTGATCTCGACGGCCTACTTGCATGTATCGCCGCAATCGGGCGTGCGCTATGCCGTGCGGGCGCGCGACGCCTTTGGACGGGAGAGCCCGCTCTGCACCATCGGCGACTGA
- a CDS encoding 5-deoxy-glucuronate isomerase, whose protein sequence is MPELISLSEIRARPLVDQSSATLELIYFDLLKLCAGRQERRRLPAHESLYVVLSGRVDIEVDGIRFEAVGQRADIWSGDADSVYAPVDAEVVVTAISESVEIAVAGGICERRYAAFRVTPEEVDAVNVGSSETHSQRRIAHLLGQRQNGRCGHLLVSELYAGDGCWSGYPPHKHDTECGDVESRHEELYHYRFWPETGFGGQIVYEEHGPVETFMTRSGDTFLLDRGYHPTVTSPGHRSYIFTILVGKHRRGLIQRFDPKHEHLTGVIPGIDAMRAKFK, encoded by the coding sequence ATGCCCGAACTCATTTCCCTTAGCGAGATCCGCGCCCGTCCGCTCGTCGACCAATCGTCGGCCACCCTGGAGCTGATTTATTTCGACCTTCTCAAGCTTTGCGCCGGCCGTCAGGAGCGAAGGCGGCTGCCGGCGCATGAAAGCCTCTATGTCGTGCTCTCGGGCAGGGTCGACATCGAAGTCGACGGCATTCGCTTCGAAGCAGTCGGCCAACGCGCCGACATCTGGTCAGGTGACGCGGATTCCGTTTATGCGCCCGTCGATGCGGAGGTCGTCGTCACGGCAATAAGCGAGAGTGTCGAGATCGCCGTCGCCGGTGGGATCTGCGAGAGGCGCTATGCAGCTTTCCGCGTCACGCCTGAAGAGGTCGACGCGGTCAATGTCGGCTCCTCGGAGACGCATAGTCAGCGCCGCATAGCCCATCTGCTCGGCCAACGCCAGAACGGGCGCTGCGGTCATCTCCTGGTGAGCGAACTCTACGCCGGCGATGGCTGCTGGTCAGGCTACCCGCCCCACAAGCACGACACCGAGTGCGGCGATGTCGAAAGTCGTCACGAAGAGCTCTACCATTACCGTTTCTGGCCGGAGACCGGTTTCGGTGGACAGATCGTCTATGAGGAGCACGGGCCGGTCGAGACATTCATGACCCGCAGCGGCGATACGTTCCTGCTCGACCGCGGTTATCATCCGACGGTCACCTCGCCCGGACACCGCAGCTATATCTTCACCATCCTTGTCGGCAAGCACCGACGCGGCCTTATCCAACGCTTCGACCCGAAGCATGAGCATCTGACCGGGGTCATTCCAGGCATCGACGCAATGCGCGCCAAGTTCAAATAG
- a CDS encoding type II toxin-antitoxin system Phd/YefM family antitoxin, whose amino-acid sequence MTSTVTAAAVSKNFGAYQDAAVREPVIITKNGRPRTVLIAYEDYMRLARRDRRVEATTVLSDADIAAVEQAEMEPGSDHLNAELTTGKHAAD is encoded by the coding sequence ATGACATCGACCGTGACTGCTGCAGCCGTATCGAAGAATTTCGGTGCCTATCAGGATGCCGCCGTGCGTGAGCCGGTCATTATCACCAAGAACGGGCGTCCGCGGACCGTGTTGATCGCCTATGAAGATTATATGCGTTTGGCCAGGCGTGACCGTCGCGTCGAGGCGACAACGGTGTTGAGCGATGCTGATATTGCTGCGGTCGAGCAAGCCGAAATGGAACCGGGTTCCGATCATCTTAATGCCGAGCTGACGACGGGCAAGCATGCTGCCGACTGA
- a CDS encoding ABC transporter permease, translating into MATIASAQPSEKAERVRRGGFRVPLAAISYLQALPLFLILGLFFLLPIAMIAVVSFWDYDFAGLYPAFLTMNYTETLGSWVTWKIYLNTLKFTVIVWALTLLIGFWVAYFLAFHIRKTSTQMILFLVCTVPFMTSNIIRMISWIPVLGRNGLVNTTLIEMGLIPQPIEWLLYSDFAVVLAMVHLYTLFMVTPIFNTLMRIDRSLFEAARDAGASGWQILWNVVIPLAKPGMAIGTIFVVTLVMADFSTVQVMSGGQSASVALMMKNQMSLLQYPAAAANAVVLLVVVLLMVAAILRVVDIRKEL; encoded by the coding sequence ATGGCAACGATTGCTTCCGCACAACCCAGTGAGAAGGCTGAGCGCGTTCGACGTGGCGGCTTTCGCGTGCCGCTGGCTGCGATTTCCTATCTCCAGGCCCTGCCGCTCTTTCTGATCCTCGGTTTGTTCTTCCTGCTGCCGATTGCGATGATCGCGGTCGTGAGCTTCTGGGATTACGACTTTGCGGGGCTCTATCCCGCCTTCCTCACCATGAATTATACCGAGACGCTCGGATCATGGGTCACCTGGAAGATCTACCTTAACACGCTCAAATTCACCGTCATCGTCTGGGCGCTGACGCTCCTCATCGGCTTTTGGGTCGCCTATTTCCTGGCTTTCCATATCCGCAAGACCTCGACGCAGATGATCCTCTTCCTTGTCTGCACCGTCCCCTTCATGACGTCGAACATCATCCGCATGATCTCGTGGATTCCGGTGCTCGGCCGCAATGGGCTCGTCAATACGACGCTGATTGAGATGGGTCTCATTCCGCAGCCGATCGAGTGGTTGCTCTATTCCGATTTCGCCGTCGTACTCGCCATGGTGCACCTTTATACGCTCTTCATGGTGACGCCGATCTTCAACACGCTGATGCGCATCGACCGCTCGCTCTTCGAGGCGGCGCGCGATGCCGGTGCCAGTGGCTGGCAAATCCTCTGGAATGTCGTCATCCCGCTTGCAAAACCCGGCATGGCGATCGGTACGATCTTCGTCGTGACCCTGGTGATGGCGGATTTTTCGACCGTGCAGGTCATGTCCGGCGGCCAGAGCGCTTCGGTCGCATTGATGATGAAAAACCAGATGTCGCTGCTGCAGTATCCGGCCGCTGCCGCCAACGCTGTCGTGCTTCTGGTCGTCGTGCTGTTGATGGTCGCCGCCATCCTGCGCGTCGTCGACATCCGCAAGGAGCTTTGA